A genomic window from Klebsiella quasipneumoniae subsp. quasipneumoniae includes:
- a CDS encoding cytosine deaminase translates to MTAAPLWLIQNVRLADRDGLWQIAIDKGRFGEITPMGEARDESYEVLNARGGLAIPPFIEPHIHLDTTQTAGEPNWNQSGTLFEGIERWAERKALLSHEDVKARAWKTLKWQIANGVQFVRTHVDVSDPTLTALKAMLEVKKEVAPWVELQIVAFPQEGILSYPNGEALLEEALKLGADVVGAIPHFEFTREYGVESLHIAFRLAQKYDRPLDIHCDEIDDEQSRFVETVAALALKTGIGPRVTASHTTAMHSYNGAYTSRLFRLLKLSGINFVANPLVNIHLQGRFDDYPKRRGITRVKELMAAGINVCFGHDDVFDPWYPLGTGNMLQVLHMGLHVCQLMGYQQINDGLQLITDNSARTFGLTDYGIVSGNPANLIILPAENGFEAVRCQVPVRWSIRQGRVIAITQLAQTWIQTDRGGEALSFMRNSPLADAKGPKA, encoded by the coding sequence ATGACAGCAGCGCCGCTTTGGTTGATTCAGAACGTACGCCTGGCAGACCGCGACGGCCTGTGGCAGATAGCGATAGATAAGGGCCGCTTTGGCGAGATCACTCCGATGGGGGAGGCGCGGGACGAAAGCTACGAGGTGTTGAACGCTCGCGGCGGTCTGGCGATCCCGCCTTTTATTGAGCCGCATATCCATCTGGATACCACCCAGACGGCCGGTGAGCCGAACTGGAACCAGTCCGGCACCCTGTTCGAGGGGATTGAGCGCTGGGCGGAGCGGAAAGCGCTGCTCAGCCATGAGGACGTTAAAGCCCGGGCGTGGAAAACCCTCAAGTGGCAGATCGCCAACGGCGTGCAGTTTGTCCGTACCCATGTCGATGTCTCCGATCCAACGTTGACGGCGCTGAAGGCGATGCTGGAGGTCAAAAAGGAGGTGGCGCCATGGGTCGAGCTGCAGATTGTCGCTTTTCCGCAGGAGGGGATCCTCTCTTACCCCAACGGCGAGGCGCTGCTGGAAGAGGCCCTGAAGCTGGGGGCGGATGTCGTCGGGGCGATCCCGCACTTTGAGTTCACCCGTGAATATGGGGTGGAATCGCTGCATATCGCCTTTCGACTGGCGCAGAAATATGACCGCCCGCTGGATATTCACTGCGATGAAATTGACGATGAACAGTCGCGCTTTGTTGAAACCGTTGCCGCGCTGGCGCTGAAGACGGGGATAGGGCCGCGGGTGACGGCCAGCCATACCACCGCCATGCACTCCTATAATGGCGCCTATACCTCGCGCCTGTTCCGCCTGCTAAAGCTCTCCGGCATCAACTTTGTCGCCAATCCGCTGGTCAATATTCATCTGCAGGGCCGGTTTGACGACTACCCGAAGCGACGGGGCATTACCCGGGTGAAGGAGCTGATGGCGGCGGGGATCAACGTTTGTTTTGGTCATGATGATGTCTTTGACCCGTGGTACCCGCTGGGGACCGGTAATATGCTGCAGGTCCTGCATATGGGGCTGCACGTTTGCCAGCTGATGGGCTACCAGCAGATTAACGACGGCCTGCAGCTTATCACTGACAACAGCGCCCGCACGTTTGGCCTGACCGATTACGGCATCGTCAGCGGCAACCCGGCTAACCTGATCATCCTCCCGGCGGAGAATGGCTTTGAGGCGGTACGCTGCCAGGTGCCGGTGCGCTGGTCAATTCGCCAGGGAAGGGTGATCGCGATTACCCAGCTGGCGCAAACCTGGATCCAGACCGACCGCGGTGGCGAGGCGCTCTCTTTTATGAGGAACAGCCCCCTTGCGGACGCAAAGGGGCCGAAGGCTTAG
- the tsgA gene encoding MFS transporter TsgA, protein MTNSNRIKLTWISFFSYALTGALVIVTGMVMGNIADYFHLPVSSMSNTFTFLNAGILISIFLNAWLMEIVPLKTQLRFGFILMVLAVAGLMLSHSLALFSASMFVLGLVSGITMSIGTFLITHMYEGRQRGARLLFTDSFFSMAGMIFPMVAAVLLARSIEWYWVYACIGLVYVAIFVLTFGCDFPVLGKKAQSENSQPVVKEKWGIGVLFLSVAALCYILGQLGFISWVPEYAKSLGMSLGDAGKLVSDFWMSYMIGMWSFSFILRFFDLQRILTVLAGLATVLMYLFINGSPEHMPWFILTLGFFSSAIYTSIITLGSQQTKVASPKLVNFILTCGTIGTMLTFVVTGPIVAASGPLAALHTANGLYAVVFVMCFILGFVSRHRQNNAQAASH, encoded by the coding sequence ATGACTAACAGCAACCGTATTAAGCTCACATGGATCAGCTTCTTCTCCTACGCCCTGACCGGCGCGTTGGTGATCGTCACCGGGATGGTGATGGGTAACATTGCGGATTATTTCCATCTGCCCGTTTCCAGTATGAGCAACACCTTTACCTTTCTGAACGCCGGTATTCTGATCTCCATTTTCCTCAATGCCTGGCTGATGGAGATCGTGCCGCTGAAAACTCAGCTGCGTTTTGGCTTTATTTTAATGGTGCTGGCGGTGGCCGGCCTGATGCTCAGCCACAGCCTGGCGCTGTTCTCCGCGTCGATGTTCGTTCTCGGCCTGGTCAGCGGGATCACCATGTCGATCGGGACCTTCCTGATCACCCATATGTATGAAGGCCGTCAGCGCGGGGCGCGTCTGCTGTTTACCGACTCCTTCTTTAGCATGGCGGGAATGATTTTTCCGATGGTCGCCGCGGTCCTGCTGGCGCGCAGCATCGAGTGGTACTGGGTCTACGCCTGTATCGGTCTGGTGTATGTCGCTATTTTCGTCCTGACATTCGGCTGTGACTTCCCGGTGCTCGGCAAAAAAGCGCAGAGCGAAAACAGCCAGCCGGTGGTGAAAGAGAAGTGGGGCATCGGCGTGCTGTTCCTCTCCGTCGCGGCGCTGTGCTACATCCTCGGTCAGCTGGGCTTTATCTCCTGGGTACCGGAATATGCCAAGAGCCTGGGCATGAGCCTCGGCGATGCCGGTAAACTGGTGAGCGATTTCTGGATGTCCTACATGATCGGCATGTGGTCATTCAGCTTTATCCTGCGCTTCTTCGACCTGCAGCGCATTTTAACCGTCCTCGCCGGCCTCGCGACGGTGCTGATGTACCTGTTTATAAATGGTTCGCCGGAGCATATGCCGTGGTTTATTCTGACCCTGGGCTTCTTCTCCAGCGCCATCTACACCTCGATCATTACGCTCGGTTCGCAGCAAACTAAAGTCGCTTCACCAAAGCTGGTGAACTTTATCCTCACCTGCGGCACCATCGGCACCATGCTGACTTTCGTGGTCACCGGCCCGATTGTGGCTGCCAGCGGTCCGCTGGCAGCGCTGCACACCGCTAACGGCCTCTACGCCGTGGTGTTCGTGATGTGCTTTATCCTCGGCTTCGTCTCCCGTCACCGCCAGAACAACGCGCAGGCGGCGTCTCACTAA
- the ppiA gene encoding peptidylprolyl isomerase A, whose protein sequence is MLKSTLAAMAAVFAISAFSPAMAAKGDPHVLLTTSAGNIELELNSQKAPISVDNFLKYVNSGFYNNTTFHRVIPGFMVQGGGFNEQMQQKQPNPPIKNEADNGLRNTRGTIAMARTADQDSATSQFFINVADNAFLDHGQRDFGYAVFGKVVKGMDVADKISQVQTHNVGPYQNVPTKPVVILSAKVLP, encoded by the coding sequence ATGCTCAAATCAACACTGGCGGCGATGGCTGCCGTTTTCGCCATTTCAGCTTTCTCCCCGGCCATGGCGGCAAAGGGCGATCCGCATGTGCTGCTGACCACCTCGGCAGGTAACATTGAGCTTGAGTTAAACAGCCAGAAAGCCCCGATTTCCGTGGATAACTTCCTGAAGTACGTTAACAGCGGCTTCTACAACAACACCACCTTCCACCGCGTGATCCCGGGATTCATGGTGCAGGGCGGCGGCTTTAACGAGCAGATGCAGCAGAAACAGCCTAACCCGCCGATCAAGAATGAAGCAGACAACGGCCTGCGCAACACCCGCGGCACTATCGCGATGGCGCGTACCGCCGATCAGGATAGCGCCACCAGCCAGTTCTTCATCAACGTGGCGGATAACGCCTTCCTCGACCATGGCCAGCGCGACTTTGGCTATGCGGTGTTTGGCAAGGTAGTCAAAGGCATGGACGTTGCGGATAAGATCTCCCAGGTCCAGACTCATAACGTCGGCCCATACCAGAATGTGCCGACTAAACCGGTTGTTATCCTCTCTGCGAAAGTGCTGCCCTAA
- a CDS encoding YhfG family protein, translated as MRPLTDKQKSRLWEQTRNSNFQASRRLEGVSVPLVTLTAEEAQARLATLRREYER; from the coding sequence ATGCGTCCACTCACCGATAAGCAAAAATCCCGGCTCTGGGAACAGACACGTAATAGCAATTTTCAGGCCAGCCGTCGCCTCGAAGGCGTATCGGTGCCGCTGGTTACGCTGACTGCCGAGGAGGCGCAGGCTCGCCTCGCGACGCTGCGGAGGGAGTATGAGCGATAA
- a CDS encoding putative adenosine monophosphate-protein transferase Fic, which translates to MSDKFGDERDPYLYPALNVLRNRLGIRQAKTLQQAALEMTSLRAATLPLGPRVRGLPYLCAIHHQLYQDLFDWAGRLREVNLYLGDTPFCHFARIEEEGNALMQALEQEDYLCGLPRDTFIERLSWFYGEINVLHPFRLGNGLTQRIFFEQLAIHAGYLLDWRDVDPAAWSTACQQGAMGDPDPLAAIFRKVVSEARESE; encoded by the coding sequence ATGAGCGATAAATTTGGCGATGAACGCGATCCTTACCTCTATCCGGCGCTGAACGTCCTGCGCAACCGCCTCGGCATCCGCCAGGCTAAAACGCTGCAGCAGGCTGCCCTGGAGATGACGTCCCTGCGGGCGGCCACCCTGCCGCTGGGCCCGCGGGTGCGCGGCTTACCCTATCTGTGCGCTATTCATCATCAGCTGTATCAGGATCTGTTTGACTGGGCGGGTAGGCTGCGTGAAGTGAACCTCTACCTGGGCGATACGCCGTTCTGCCACTTTGCCCGCATCGAAGAGGAGGGGAATGCCCTGATGCAGGCTCTGGAGCAGGAGGATTATCTCTGCGGCCTGCCGCGGGATACCTTTATCGAACGCCTGAGCTGGTTCTATGGTGAAATTAATGTGCTGCACCCTTTTCGTCTCGGCAATGGCCTGACCCAGCGCATTTTCTTTGAACAGCTGGCGATACATGCCGGCTATCTTCTTGACTGGCGTGACGTCGATCCTGCCGCCTGGAGCACCGCCTGTCAGCAGGGCGCGATGGGCGATCCGGACCCGCTGGCGGCGATCTTTCGCAAAGTGGTAAGCGAAGCGCGGGAATCTGAGTAG
- the pabA gene encoding aminodeoxychorismate synthase component 2, giving the protein MILLIDNYDSFTWNLYQYFCELGAEVLVRRNDALTLEEIASLAPEKIVISPGPCTPDEAGISLAVIRHYAGKTPLLGVCLGHQAIAQAFGATIVRAAQVMHGKTSLIEHNGEGVFQGLNNPLTVTRYHSLVIDPPTLPPEFIVTARSASGEIMGIRHRDWDLEGVQFHPESILSEQGHQLLANFIKR; this is encoded by the coding sequence ATGATCCTGCTTATCGATAACTATGACTCTTTCACCTGGAATCTGTATCAGTACTTTTGCGAACTGGGGGCGGAAGTGCTGGTCAGGCGCAACGATGCGTTGACGCTGGAGGAGATAGCGTCGCTGGCGCCGGAGAAGATAGTGATTTCGCCTGGTCCCTGTACGCCGGATGAAGCGGGGATTTCCCTCGCGGTAATCCGTCACTATGCAGGGAAAACGCCGCTGCTGGGCGTCTGCCTCGGGCATCAGGCGATAGCCCAGGCGTTTGGCGCGACCATTGTGCGGGCGGCGCAGGTGATGCATGGAAAAACCTCGCTTATCGAGCATAACGGCGAAGGGGTGTTTCAGGGGCTGAATAATCCTTTGACGGTGACCCGCTATCATTCGCTGGTGATTGACCCGCCGACGCTGCCGCCTGAGTTTATCGTCACCGCCCGCAGCGCCAGCGGTGAGATTATGGGGATCCGTCATCGCGACTGGGATCTCGAGGGCGTGCAGTTCCATCCGGAAAGCATCCTCAGCGAACAGGGCCATCAATTGCTGGCGAACTTTATTAAGCGGTGA
- a CDS encoding aspartate aminotransferase family protein, producing MATEQPAITRATFDEVILPIYAPAEFIPVKGKGSRVWDQQGKEYVDFAGGIAVTALGHCHPALVAALHEQGETLWHTSNVFTNEPALRLGRKLVDATFAERVVFMNSGTEANETAFKLARHYAVTRHSPYKTKIIAFHNAFHGRSLFTVSVGGQPKYSDGFGPKPADIVHVPFNDLQAVKAVMDDHTCAVVVEPIQGEGGVTAATPAFLQGLRELCDQHQALLVFDEVQCGMGRTGSLFAYMHYGVTPDILTSAKALGGGFPVSAMLTTHEIASAFHAGSHGSTYGGNPLACAVANAAFDLINTPAVLDGVNAKRELFVKHLQQLDAEFDLFSDIRGMGLLIGAELKPQHKGRARDFLYAAAEAGVMVLNAGPDVMRFVPSLIIEEQDIAEGMARFAQAVAKVING from the coding sequence ATGGCAACTGAACAACCGGCAATCACCCGCGCCACATTCGATGAAGTTATTTTGCCAATTTATGCACCGGCAGAATTCATCCCGGTAAAGGGAAAAGGCAGCCGCGTCTGGGATCAGCAGGGCAAAGAGTATGTTGATTTCGCCGGCGGTATCGCGGTGACGGCGCTCGGCCATTGCCACCCGGCGCTGGTGGCGGCGCTCCACGAGCAGGGCGAAACGCTGTGGCATACCAGCAACGTCTTTACCAATGAGCCAGCGCTGCGCCTGGGACGTAAACTTGTCGATGCCACCTTCGCCGAGCGAGTGGTGTTTATGAACTCCGGTACCGAAGCCAATGAAACGGCCTTTAAGCTGGCGCGTCACTATGCGGTGACCCGCCATAGCCCGTACAAAACCAAAATCATCGCTTTCCATAATGCCTTTCATGGTCGCTCCCTGTTTACTGTCTCCGTCGGCGGGCAGCCGAAGTACTCCGATGGTTTCGGCCCGAAACCGGCGGATATTGTCCATGTTCCCTTCAACGACCTGCAGGCGGTAAAAGCGGTGATGGATGACCACACCTGCGCGGTGGTGGTGGAGCCGATTCAGGGCGAAGGCGGCGTGACGGCAGCGACGCCGGCGTTCCTGCAGGGGCTGCGCGAACTGTGCGATCAACACCAGGCGCTGTTAGTCTTTGATGAAGTGCAGTGCGGAATGGGGCGTACCGGATCGCTGTTTGCCTATATGCACTATGGCGTAACCCCGGATATTCTCACCAGCGCCAAAGCGCTGGGCGGCGGTTTCCCGGTCAGCGCCATGTTGACTACCCACGAGATCGCCAGCGCCTTCCATGCGGGTTCCCATGGCTCAACCTACGGCGGCAACCCGCTGGCCTGCGCGGTCGCCAACGCCGCTTTCGATCTGATCAATACCCCGGCGGTGCTGGATGGCGTGAACGCCAAACGCGAACTGTTCGTCAAACACCTGCAGCAGCTGGATGCCGAGTTTGATCTGTTCAGTGATATTCGCGGGATGGGCCTGCTGATTGGCGCCGAACTCAAGCCGCAGCACAAGGGCCGCGCGCGTGATTTTCTCTATGCCGCTGCGGAAGCCGGCGTCATGGTGCTTAACGCCGGGCCGGACGTGATGCGTTTTGTTCCCTCGCTGATCATCGAAGAGCAGGATATTGCCGAGGGGATGGCGCGCTTTGCCCAGGCCGTGGCAAAGGTGATTAACGGCTGA
- a CDS encoding YccS/YhfK family putative transporter — translation MWRRLIYHPEVNYALRQTLVLCLPVAIGLLLGHLQQGLLFSLVPACCNIAGLDTPHKRFFKRLIIGGCLFAGCSLVVQLLLAQTIPLPLILSGLALLLGVTAEISSLHARLLPASLIAAIFTLSLAGNMPVWEPLLIYAFGTLWYGVFNWFWFWLWREQPLRESLSLLYRELANYCEAKYSLLTQHTDPSTALPPLLIRQQKVVDLITQCYQQMHMLAANQRNDHKRLLRAFQMGLDLQEHISVSLHQPEEVQKLVERSHAEAVIRWNAQTVAARLRVLADDMLYHRFPQRFQMDKQIGALEKIARQHPDNPVGHFCAWHFSRIARVLHTQRPLYARDLMADKERRLPLFPALKNYLSLKSPALRNAARISVMLSIASLMGNALHLPKPYWILMTVLFVTQNGYGATRVRIVHRAAGTLAGLIIAGLTLHFHVPESYTLSGMLLITLLSYLIIRKHYGWAMVGFTVTAVYTLQLLTLNGEQFIIARLIDTLIGCLIAFGGMVWLWPQWQSGLLKKNAHDALEADQQAIRLILSPDPKAPALAYQRMRVNQAHNALYNSLNQAMQEPGFNTHYLEDMKLWVTHSQFIVEHINAMTTLAREHTMLTPDLAQRYLESCEIALQRCQQRLDSDGPGSAGDVNIMESPESEVPIGPLSTLEQHLQRILGHLNTMHTISSVAWRQRPHHGIWLRKISR, via the coding sequence ATGTGGCGCAGGCTGATTTACCACCCGGAAGTCAACTATGCACTGCGGCAAACGCTGGTGCTGTGTCTGCCTGTGGCCATCGGTCTTCTGCTCGGCCATCTCCAGCAGGGACTCCTGTTTTCCTTAGTTCCCGCCTGCTGCAACATCGCCGGTCTCGACACTCCGCATAAGCGCTTTTTTAAGCGTCTGATTATCGGCGGCTGTCTGTTTGCCGGATGCAGCCTGGTGGTGCAGCTGCTGCTCGCCCAGACCATACCTTTGCCGCTTATTCTCAGCGGCCTGGCGCTATTGCTCGGCGTCACCGCGGAAATCAGTTCGCTGCACGCGCGCCTGCTGCCCGCGTCGCTGATCGCCGCCATCTTTACCCTGAGCCTGGCGGGCAATATGCCCGTCTGGGAGCCGCTGCTGATCTACGCCTTCGGCACGCTATGGTACGGCGTGTTTAACTGGTTCTGGTTCTGGCTGTGGCGCGAACAGCCGCTGCGGGAGTCGCTCAGTCTGCTCTACCGGGAACTGGCCAATTATTGCGAAGCCAAATATAGCCTGTTGACCCAGCATACCGATCCCTCGACCGCCCTGCCGCCGCTGCTCATCCGCCAGCAGAAGGTGGTCGATTTAATCACCCAGTGCTATCAGCAGATGCATATGCTGGCCGCCAACCAACGTAACGACCACAAACGTCTTCTGCGAGCGTTCCAGATGGGGCTGGATCTACAGGAGCATATTTCGGTCAGCCTGCATCAGCCGGAAGAGGTGCAAAAGCTGGTTGAGCGCAGCCATGCCGAAGCGGTGATCCGCTGGAACGCGCAGACCGTCGCCGCCCGCCTGCGGGTGCTGGCGGATGACATGCTCTATCATCGTTTTCCGCAGCGTTTCCAGATGGATAAACAGATCGGCGCCCTGGAAAAGATCGCCCGCCAGCATCCGGATAACCCGGTCGGCCACTTCTGCGCCTGGCACTTCAGCCGCATCGCCCGGGTGCTGCATACCCAGCGCCCACTGTATGCCCGGGATCTGATGGCTGACAAAGAGCGTCGTTTACCGCTGTTTCCCGCGCTAAAGAACTATCTGTCGCTGAAGTCCCCCGCGCTGCGCAACGCCGCCCGCATCAGCGTGATGCTGAGCATCGCCAGCCTGATGGGCAACGCCCTGCATTTGCCGAAGCCCTACTGGATCCTGATGACCGTCCTCTTCGTGACACAGAATGGCTATGGCGCCACGCGGGTTCGTATTGTCCACCGGGCGGCGGGGACGCTCGCCGGCCTGATCATCGCCGGGCTGACCTTGCACTTTCACGTTCCGGAGAGCTATACCCTGAGCGGGATGCTGCTGATCACACTGCTCAGCTATCTGATCATCCGCAAACACTATGGCTGGGCGATGGTGGGGTTTACGGTGACGGCGGTATATACCCTGCAGCTTCTGACGCTCAACGGCGAACAGTTTATTATCGCCCGGCTGATCGACACGCTGATCGGCTGCCTGATCGCCTTCGGCGGGATGGTCTGGCTGTGGCCGCAGTGGCAGAGCGGCCTGCTGAAAAAAAACGCCCACGATGCGCTGGAGGCCGACCAGCAGGCGATTCGCCTGATCCTCAGCCCCGACCCCAAAGCGCCCGCGCTGGCCTACCAGCGCATGCGCGTCAATCAGGCGCACAACGCGCTCTACAACTCCCTGAATCAGGCGATGCAGGAGCCCGGGTTTAATACCCACTACCTGGAAGATATGAAGCTATGGGTGACGCACAGCCAGTTTATCGTCGAACACATCAACGCCATGACCACTTTGGCCCGGGAGCATACGATGCTCACCCCGGATCTTGCCCAGCGCTATCTCGAATCCTGTGAGATTGCCCTGCAGCGCTGTCAGCAGCGGCTGGACAGCGATGGTCCCGGCAGCGCAGGGGATGTCAATATTATGGAGTCACCGGAAAGCGAGGTGCCGATCGGTCCGTTAAGCACCCTGGAGCAGCATCTGCAACGCATTCTGGGCCATCTGAACACCATGCACACCATTTCGTCAGTGGCATGGCGTCAGCGGCCGCATCACGGCATCTGGCTGCGGAAGATCAGCCGTTAA
- the crp gene encoding cAMP-activated global transcriptional regulator CRP, with translation MVLGKPQTDPTLEWFLSHCHIHKYPSKSTLIHQGEKAETLYYIVKGSVAVLIKDEEGKEMILSYLNQGDFIGELGLFEEGQERSAWVRAKTACEVAEISYKKFRQLIQVNPDILMRLSSQMARRLQVTSEKVGNLAFLDVTGRIAQTLLNLAKQPDAMTHPDGMQIKITRQEIGQIVGCSRETVGRILKMLEDQNLISAHGKTIVVYGTR, from the coding sequence ATGGTGCTTGGCAAACCGCAAACAGACCCTACCCTTGAATGGTTCTTGTCTCATTGCCACATTCATAAGTACCCATCAAAGAGCACGCTGATCCACCAGGGTGAGAAAGCAGAAACGCTGTACTACATCGTTAAAGGCTCCGTGGCTGTACTCATCAAGGATGAAGAAGGTAAAGAGATGATCCTCTCCTACCTCAACCAGGGCGATTTCATCGGTGAATTAGGCCTGTTTGAAGAGGGTCAGGAGCGTAGCGCCTGGGTACGGGCGAAAACCGCATGTGAAGTGGCCGAGATCTCTTATAAGAAATTCCGTCAGCTGATCCAGGTGAACCCGGACATTCTGATGCGTCTCTCTTCGCAAATGGCTCGCCGTCTGCAGGTGACGTCTGAGAAAGTGGGCAACCTCGCCTTCCTCGACGTGACGGGCCGTATCGCCCAGACGCTGCTGAACCTGGCGAAGCAACCCGATGCCATGACCCACCCGGACGGTATGCAAATTAAAATTACCCGTCAGGAAATTGGTCAGATCGTCGGCTGCTCTCGTGAAACCGTTGGCCGTATTTTGAAAATGCTGGAAGATCAGAACCTGATTTCCGCCCACGGTAAAACTATCGTCGTCTACGGCACCCGTTAA
- a CDS encoding OsmC family protein, giving the protein MQARVKWVEGLTFIGESASGHQILMDGNSGDKAPSPMEMVLMAAGGCSAIDVVSILQKGRHDVTNCEVKLTSERREEAPRLFTHINLHFIVTGKALKDGAVSRAVDLSAEKYCSVALMLEKAVKITHSYEVIEA; this is encoded by the coding sequence ATGCAAGCGCGTGTGAAATGGGTTGAAGGGTTAACCTTTATCGGGGAGTCCGCGTCAGGACACCAGATTCTGATGGATGGCAACTCCGGAGATAAGGCGCCCAGCCCGATGGAGATGGTGCTGATGGCGGCGGGCGGTTGCAGTGCGATCGATGTGGTCTCTATTTTGCAAAAAGGTCGTCACGACGTGACCAACTGCGAAGTGAAGCTGACCTCTGAGCGTCGGGAAGAGGCGCCGCGCCTGTTCACGCATATTAATCTGCACTTTATCGTCACCGGTAAGGCGCTGAAAGATGGCGCAGTCTCCCGTGCGGTGGATCTGTCGGCAGAGAAATACTGCTCGGTGGCGCTGATGCTGGAAAAAGCGGTGAAGATCACCCACTCCTATGAAGTGATCGAGGCGTAG
- a CDS encoding phosphoribulokinase: protein MSAKHPVIAVTGSSGAGTTTTSLAFRKIFAQLNLHAAEVEGDSFHRYTRPEMDMAIRKARDQGKHISYFGPEANDFGLLEQTFVDYGRHGKGQSRKYLHTYDEAVPWNQVPGTFTPWQPLPEPTDVLFYEGLHGGVVTPQHDVASHVDLLVGVVPIVNLEWIQKLIRDTSERGHSREAVMDSVVRSMEDYINFITPQFSRTHINFQRVPTVDTSNPFAAKAIPSLDESFVVIHFRNLQNIDFPWLLAMLQGSFISHMNTLVVPGGKMGLAMELIMAPLVERLMEGRKIG from the coding sequence ATGTCTGCCAAACATCCGGTGATCGCCGTCACGGGCTCCAGCGGCGCGGGCACTACCACCACCAGCCTCGCCTTTCGCAAAATCTTCGCGCAGCTAAATCTGCACGCCGCGGAGGTGGAAGGCGACAGCTTTCATCGCTACACCCGCCCGGAAATGGACATGGCGATCCGCAAAGCGCGGGATCAGGGCAAACATATCAGCTACTTTGGCCCGGAGGCGAACGACTTCGGCCTGCTGGAGCAGACCTTTGTCGACTATGGCCGCCATGGCAAAGGCCAGTCGCGTAAATACCTGCACACCTATGACGAAGCCGTGCCGTGGAATCAGGTGCCGGGAACCTTCACCCCATGGCAGCCGCTGCCGGAGCCGACGGACGTGCTGTTCTATGAGGGGCTGCACGGCGGGGTTGTCACGCCGCAGCATGATGTCGCCAGCCATGTCGACCTGCTGGTCGGGGTCGTGCCTATCGTTAACCTGGAGTGGATCCAGAAACTCATTCGCGACACCAGCGAACGCGGCCACTCCCGGGAGGCGGTGATGGACTCCGTCGTCCGATCGATGGAAGATTACATTAACTTCATCACCCCGCAGTTTTCCCGCACCCACATCAACTTCCAGCGCGTGCCGACGGTGGACACCTCCAACCCGTTTGCCGCGAAAGCGATCCCCTCTCTGGACGAGAGCTTTGTGGTGATCCATTTCCGCAATCTGCAGAACATCGACTTCCCCTGGCTGCTGGCGATGCTACAGGGCTCGTTTATTTCGCACATGAACACCCTGGTGGTGCCGGGCGGTAAAATGGGGCTGGCGATGGAGCTTATTATGGCGCCGCTGGTCGAGCGTCTGATGGAAGGCCGAAAGATCGGCTAA
- a CDS encoding YheU family protein, giving the protein MIIPWQDLDPETLDNLIESFVLREGTDYGEHERSLADKVADVKQQLKRGEAVLVWSELHETVNIMPRALFNG; this is encoded by the coding sequence ATGATTATTCCCTGGCAGGATCTGGATCCCGAAACGCTGGATAACCTGATTGAAAGCTTTGTGTTACGCGAAGGCACCGATTATGGTGAACATGAACGTTCACTTGCCGATAAAGTCGCCGATGTAAAACAGCAGCTGAAACGCGGAGAGGCGGTCCTCGTGTGGTCGGAACTGCATGAGACGGTCAATATTATGCCGCGCGCGCTGTTTAACGGCTAA